The following coding sequences lie in one Arabidopsis thaliana chromosome 3, partial sequence genomic window:
- a CDS encoding Putative endonuclease or glycosyl hydrolase (Putative endonuclease or glycosyl hydrolase; BEST Arabidopsis thaliana protein match is: Putative endonuclease or glycosyl hydrolase (TAIR:AT3G61100.1); Has 176 Blast hits to 170 proteins in 14 species: Archae - 0; Bacteria - 0; Metazoa - 0; Fungi - 0; Plants - 176; Viruses - 0; Other Eukaryotes - 0 (source: NCBI BLink).), which produces MSSLTSENAETKVGVFWDVEECPVPDGVEPSVVCENIKLALEKKGYRPCNVSIRVYGERTNKFKDDFLLADIMFLPAGDEGARFMRMCNDFFCWGNDNRKSTLMVMSRDSTEFASSFVMYKNLNFNILVAQPENVDRKCPVCRKPLEMIITDEWVWESLSAGGDPLPKTQEEPDLSNSCH; this is translated from the exons ATGTCTTCTTTGACAAGCGAAAATGCTG AGACTAAGGTAGGCGTCTTCTGGGACGTGGAGGAATGCCCAGTCCCTGATGGTGTGGAGCCATCTGTGGTTTGTGAGAATATCAAACTTGCTCTTGAGAAAAAGGGTTATCGTCCATGTAATGTCTCAATCAGAGTTTATGGTGAGAGGACTAATAAGTTCAAGGATGACTTTCTCCTCGCTGATATCATGTTCTTACCCGCAG GAGATGAAGGAGCGAGATTTATGAGGATGTGTAATGATTTCTTTTGCTGGGGAAATGACAATCGTAAATCAACTTTGATGGTAATGTCACGAGACAGCACTGAGTTCGCCTCTTCTTTCGTAATGTACAAAAACTTGAATTTCAACATTCTCGTAGCACAGCCAGAAAACGTAGACAGAAAATGTCCTGTCTGCAGAAAGCCTTTGGAAATGATCATCACTGACGAATGGGTTTGGGAAAGCCTCTCTGCTGGAGGAGACCCTCTCCCCAAAACCCAAGAAGAACCAGACCTTAGTAACTCTTGTCATTAA
- the PP2-A13 gene encoding phloem protein 2-A13 (phloem protein 2-A13 (PP2-A13); FUNCTIONS IN: carbohydrate binding; INVOLVED IN: N-terminal protein myristoylation, response to wounding; EXPRESSED IN: 24 plant structures; EXPRESSED DURING: 15 growth stages; CONTAINS InterPro DOMAIN/s: F-box domain, cyclin-like (InterPro:IPR001810), F-box domain, Skp2-like (InterPro:IPR022364); BEST Arabidopsis thaliana protein match is: phloem protein 2-A12 (TAIR:AT1G12710.1); Has 444 Blast hits to 438 proteins in 25 species: Archae - 0; Bacteria - 0; Metazoa - 0; Fungi - 0; Plants - 444; Viruses - 0; Other Eukaryotes - 0 (source: NCBI BLink).): MGANISGGSPEFDRNDDVYSRKLRLVDLPENCVALIMTRLDPPEICRLARLNRMFRRASSADFIWESKLPANYRVIAHKVFDEITLTKLIKKDLYAKLSQPNLFDDGTKELWIDKNTGRLCLSISSKALRITGIDDRRYWSHIPTDESRFQSAAYVQQIWWFEVGGEFEIQFPSGTYSLFFRIQLGKTSKRLGRRICNSEHIHGWDIKPVRFQLATSDNQQAVSLCYLNNNPGSWSHYHVGDFKVTNPDVSTGIKFSMTQIDCTHTKGGLCIDSVLILPKECAKEVIGSQ, from the exons ATGGGCGCGAATATCTCGGGAGGTTCACCGGAGTTTGACCGGAACGATGACGTTTACTCGAGGAAACTCAGATTGGTGGATTTACCTGAGAATTGTGTAGCGTTGATTATGACACGGCTTGATCCACCTGAGATTTGCCGGCTTGCTCGTCTCAACAGGATGTTCCGTCGCGCTTCCTCAGCTGATTTCATTTGGGAATCAAAGTTGCCTGCGAATTATCGTGTTATTGCACacaaggtgttcgatgaaattaCTCTGAcgaaattaataaagaaagatcttTATGCAAAGCTTAGCCAGCCTAATCTCTTCGACGATGGCACAAag GAATTGTGGATAGATAAGAACACGGGTCGTCTTTGTTTATCTATTTCTTCAAAGGCACTAAGGATTACTGGAATTGATGATCGGAGATACTGGAGTCATATCCCAACTGATGAATCCAG GTTCCAGTCAGCTGCTTATGTTCAACAGATATGGTGGTTTGAAGTAGGAGGAGAGTTTGAGATCCAGTTTCCATCTGGAACATATAGTCTCTTCTTCCGTATCCAGCTCGGTAAAACATCAAAGAGGCTTGGAAGGAGGATCTGCAACTCTGAACACATTCATGGATGGGACATAAAACCTGTAAGGTTCCAGCTCGCCACTTCGGACAACCAACAAGCTGTATCATTGTGTTATCTGAACAACAACCCTGGGAGCTGGAGTCACTATCACGTTGGAGATTTCAAAGTGACAAATCCAGATGTATCAACAGGAATCAAATTCTCCATGACTCAAATCGATTGCACTCACACGAAAGGTGGGCTATGCATAGACTCTGTTCTTATATTACCTAAAGAATGTGCAAAAGAAGTCATTGGATCACAATAG
- the PP2-A13 gene encoding phloem protein 2-A13 (phloem protein 2-A13 (PP2-A13); CONTAINS InterPro DOMAIN/s: F-box domain, cyclin-like (InterPro:IPR001810), F-box domain, Skp2-like (InterPro:IPR022364); BEST Arabidopsis thaliana protein match is: phloem protein 2-A12 (TAIR:AT1G12710.1); Has 35333 Blast hits to 34131 proteins in 2444 species: Archae - 798; Bacteria - 22429; Metazoa - 974; Fungi - 991; Plants - 531; Viruses - 0; Other Eukaryotes - 9610 (source: NCBI BLink).) encodes MGANISGGSPEFDRNDDVYSRKLRLVDLPENCVALIMTRLDPPEICRLARLNRMFRRASSADFIWESKLPANYRVIAHKVFDEITLTKLIKKDLYAKLSQPNLFDDGTKQELWIDKNTGRLCLSISSKALRITGIDDRRYWSHIPTDESRFQSAAYVQQIWWFEVGGEFEIQFPSGTYSLFFRIQLGKTSKRLGRRICNSEHIHGWDIKPVRFQLATSDNQQAVSLCYLNNNPGSWSHYHVGDFKVTNPDVSTGIKFSMTQIDCTHTKGGLCIDSVLILPKECAKEVIGSQ; translated from the exons ATGGGCGCGAATATCTCGGGAGGTTCACCGGAGTTTGACCGGAACGATGACGTTTACTCGAGGAAACTCAGATTGGTGGATTTACCTGAGAATTGTGTAGCGTTGATTATGACACGGCTTGATCCACCTGAGATTTGCCGGCTTGCTCGTCTCAACAGGATGTTCCGTCGCGCTTCCTCAGCTGATTTCATTTGGGAATCAAAGTTGCCTGCGAATTATCGTGTTATTGCACacaaggtgttcgatgaaattaCTCTGAcgaaattaataaagaaagatcttTATGCAAAGCTTAGCCAGCCTAATCTCTTCGACGATGGCACAAag CAGGAATTGTGGATAGATAAGAACACGGGTCGTCTTTGTTTATCTATTTCTTCAAAGGCACTAAGGATTACTGGAATTGATGATCGGAGATACTGGAGTCATATCCCAACTGATGAATCCAG GTTCCAGTCAGCTGCTTATGTTCAACAGATATGGTGGTTTGAAGTAGGAGGAGAGTTTGAGATCCAGTTTCCATCTGGAACATATAGTCTCTTCTTCCGTATCCAGCTCGGTAAAACATCAAAGAGGCTTGGAAGGAGGATCTGCAACTCTGAACACATTCATGGATGGGACATAAAACCTGTAAGGTTCCAGCTCGCCACTTCGGACAACCAACAAGCTGTATCATTGTGTTATCTGAACAACAACCCTGGGAGCTGGAGTCACTATCACGTTGGAGATTTCAAAGTGACAAATCCAGATGTATCAACAGGAATCAAATTCTCCATGACTCAAATCGATTGCACTCACACGAAAGGTGGGCTATGCATAGACTCTGTTCTTATATTACCTAAAGAATGTGCAAAAGAAGTCATTGGATCACAATAG
- the NTMC2T4 gene encoding Calcium-dependent lipid-binding (CaLB domain) family protein (NTMC2T4; FUNCTIONS IN: lipid binding; INVOLVED IN: biological_process unknown; LOCATED IN: plasma membrane; EXPRESSED IN: male gametophyte, cultured cell, callus, pollen tube; EXPRESSED DURING: M germinated pollen stage; CONTAINS InterPro DOMAIN/s: C2 membrane targeting protein (InterPro:IPR018029), C2 calcium/lipid-binding domain, CaLB (InterPro:IPR008973), C2 region (InterPro:IPR020477), C2 calcium-dependent membrane targeting (InterPro:IPR000008); BEST Arabidopsis thaliana protein match is: Calcium-dependent lipid-binding (CaLB domain) family protein (TAIR:AT3G61030.1); Has 35333 Blast hits to 34131 proteins in 2444 species: Archae - 798; Bacteria - 22429; Metazoa - 974; Fungi - 991; Plants - 531; Viruses - 0; Other Eukaryotes - 9610 (source: NCBI BLink).) gives MGLISGILFGIIFGVALMAGWSRMMTHRSSKRVAKAVDMKLLGSLSRDDLKKICGDNFPQWISFPAFEQVKWLNKLLSKMWPYIAEAATMVIRDSVEPLLEDYRPPGITSLKFSKLTLGNVAPKIEGIRVQSFKEGQVTMDVDLRWGGDPNIVLGVTALVASIPIQLKDLQVFTVARVIFQLADEIPCISAVVVALLAEPKPRIDYTLKAVGGSLTAIPGLSDMIDDTVDTIVKDMLQWPHRIVVPIGGIPVDLSDLELKPQGKLIVTVVKATNLKNKELIGKSDPYATIYIRPVFKYKTKAIENNLNPVWDQTFELIAEDKETQSLTVEVFDKDVGQDERLGLVKLPLSSLEAGVTKELELNLLSSLDTLKVKDKKDRGSITLKVHYHEFNKEEQMAALEDEKKIMEERKRLKEAGVIGSTMDAVGMVGSGLGAGVGMVGTGIGTGVGLVGSGVSSGVGMVGSGFGAVGSGLSKAGRFMGRTITGQSSKRSGSSTPVNTVPENDGAKQQ, from the exons ATGGGTTTGATTTCTGGGATTCTGTTCGGGATTATCTTCGGCGTAGCTCTAATGGCTGGCTGGAGTCGTATGATGACTCACCGATCGTCCAAGCGAGTCGCCAAG GCAGTTGATATGAAACTACTAGGCTCTCTTAGCAGAGAcgatttgaagaaaatttgtgGTGATAATTTCCCTCAATGGATATCGTTTCCAGCATTTGAACAG gtCAAATGGCTGAATAAACTACTGAGCAAGATGTGGCCATATATTGCAGAG GCAGCAACAATGGTAATAAGAGATTCTGTTGAACCTCTGCTTGAAGATTACAGACCACCAGGAATTACTTCCCTGAAGTTCAGCAAATTGACGTTGGGTAACGTAGCACCAAAGATTGAAG GTATTCGTGTTCAAAGTTTCAAGGAAGGTCAAGTCACAATGGACGTTGATCTTCGATGGGGTGGTGATCCAAATATTGTTTTAGGTGTGACAGCACTTGTTGCCTCCATACCCATTCAG TTGAAGGATCTTCAAGTTTTCACAGTTGCACGTGTTATCTTTCAACTTGCGGATGAGATTCCTTGTATAtctgctgttgttgttgctctaCTTGCTGAG CCAAAACCAAGAATTGATTACACTCTGAAGGCTGTTGGTGGAAGCTTAACAGCAATTCCTGGACTATCTGATATGATTGAT GATACTGTTGATACTATCGTCAAAGACATGCTTCAGTGGCCTCATAGAATTGTTGTTCCCATTGGTGGTATTCCTGTTGATTTAAG TGATTTGGAGCTTAAGCCACAGGGAAAGCTTATAGTAACAGTTGTGAAAGCAACTAACTTGAAGAATAAGGAATTGATTGGAAAATCTGACCCTTATGCTACCATCTACATTCGTCCTGTATTCAAGTATAAAACAAAGGCAATCGAGAACAATCTGAATCCTGTCTGGGATCAAACATTCGAATTGATTGCAGAGGACAAAGAAACCCAGTCGCTCACTGTAGAG GTATTTGATAAAGACGTAGGTCAAGATGAGCGCCTTGGACTTGTGAAACTTCCCTTAAGCAGTTTGGAAGCCGGAGTTACAAAAGAACTGGAGCTAAATCTGTTGTCTTCACTTGATACTTTGAAAgtaaaagataagaaagatAGAGGAAGCATAACTCTTAAG GTACATTATCATGAGTTCAACAAAGAGGAGCAAATGGCTGCGTTGGAAGACGAGAAGAAGATCATGgaagaaaggaagagactGAAGGAAGCAGGAGTGATAGGTAGCACAATGGATGCAGTCGGGATGGTGGGAAGTGGGCTCGGTGCTGGTGTAGGAATGGTTGGGACCGGTATTGGCACAGGAGTCGGATTGGTTGGAAGCGGTGTGAGCTCGGGTGTTGGGATGGTTGGTAGCGGTTTTGGAGCGGTCGGTAGTGGATTGAGCAAAGCAGGGAGATTTATGGGAAGAACAATCACAGGTCAGTCTAGCAAACGTAGTGGCTCCTCAACACCTGTGAATACCGTTCCAGAAAACGATGGTGCAAAACAGCAGTGA
- a CDS encoding Protein kinase superfamily protein (Protein kinase superfamily protein; FUNCTIONS IN: kinase activity; INVOLVED IN: biological_process unknown; LOCATED IN: mitochondrion, chloroplast; EXPRESSED IN: 23 plant structures; EXPRESSED DURING: 13 growth stages; CONTAINS InterPro DOMAIN/s: Fructosamine/Ketosamine-3-kinase (InterPro:IPR016477), Protein kinase-like domain (InterPro:IPR011009); Has 2101 Blast hits to 2101 proteins in 833 species: Archae - 8; Bacteria - 1432; Metazoa - 140; Fungi - 164; Plants - 42; Viruses - 0; Other Eukaryotes - 315 (source: NCBI BLink).) codes for MAVASLSICFSARPHLLLRNFSPRPKFVAMAAMSEDPIREWILTEGKATQITKIGSVGGGCINLASHYQTDAGSFFVKTNRSIGPAMFEGEALGLEAMYETRTIRVPNPHKAGELPTGGSYIIMEFIDFGGSRGNQAELGRKLAEMHKAGKTSKGFGFEVDNTIGSTPQINTWSSDWIEFYGEKRLGYQLKLARDQYGDSAIYQKGHTLIQNMAPLFENVVIEPCLLHGDLWSGNIAYDKNNEPVILDPACYYGHNEADFGMSWCAGFGESFYNAYFKVMPKQAGYEKRRDLYLLYHYLNHYNLFGSGYRSSAMSIIDDYLRMLKA; via the exons atggcgGTGGCTTCTCTTAGTATTTGCTTCTCTGCTCGGccacatcttcttcttcgcaaCTTCTCTCCTCGACCCAAATTTGTTGCTA TGGCTGCAATGAGTGAGGATCCAATTCGTGAATGGATTCTTACAGAAGGAAAAGCAACTCAGATAACAAAGATTGGTTCTGTTGGTGGTGGATGCATTAATCTTGCAAGTCATTATCAAACTGATGCTGGTTCTTTCTTCGTTAAAACTAACAG GAGTATTGGACCTGCCATGTTTGAGGGAGAGGCTCTTGGTCTTGAGGCTATGTATGAAACCAGAACAATCCGTGTTCCAAATCCACACAAA GCTGGGGAATTGCCAACAGGTGGATCTTATATCATCATGGAGTTTATAGATTTTGGGGGATCAAGAGGCAATCAG GCTGAATTAGGAAGGAAGCTAGCTGAGATGCATAAAGCCGGGAAAACTTCGAAAGGTTTTGGCTTTGAGGTTGACAACACTATTGGCAG TACCCCGCAGATCAATACTTGGTCTTCGGATTGGATTGAATTTTATGGTGAGAAGAGATTGGGTTACCAGCTTAAGTTAGCTAGGGATCAGTATGGTGACTCTGCTATTTATCAGAAag GTCATACACTGATACAGAACATGGCACCTCTCTTTGAGAATGTTGTCATAGAACCGTGCTTGTTACATGGTGATCTCTGGAGCGGGAATATCGCATACGACAAGAACAACGAACCTGTCATTCTTGATCCTGCCTGTTACT ATGGGCATAACGAGGCGGATTTTGGAATGTCGTGGTGCGCAGGATTTGGAGAATCTTTCTACAATGCCTATTTCAAg GTAATGCCAAAACAAGCGGGATATGAGAAGAGGAGGGATCTGTATTTGCTCTATCATTACTTGAACCATTATAACCTGTTTGGCTCGGGCTACCGATCATCTGCGATGTCAATCATCGATGATTATCTACGGATGCTCAAAGCTTAA
- a CDS encoding Protein kinase superfamily protein gives MAVASLSICFSARPHLLLRNFSPRPKFVAMAAMSEDPIREWILTEGKATQITKIGSVGGGCINLASHYQTDAGSFFVKTNRSIGPAMFEGEALGLEAMYETRTIRVPNPHKAGELPTGGSYIIMEFIDFGGSRGNQAELGRKLAEMHKAGKTSKGFGFEVDNTIGSTPQINTWSSDWIEFYGEKRLGYQLKLARDQYGDSAIYQKGHTLIQNMAPLFENVVIEPCLLHGDLWSGNIAYDKNNEPVILDPACYYGHNEADFGMSWCAGFGESFYNAYFKVLFLFSQFLYQLKSSLKVVLFHCSLKVMPKQAGYEKRRDLYLLYHYLNHYNLFGSGYRSSAMSIIDDYLRMLKA, from the exons atggcgGTGGCTTCTCTTAGTATTTGCTTCTCTGCTCGGccacatcttcttcttcgcaaCTTCTCTCCTCGACCCAAATTTGTTGCTA TGGCTGCAATGAGTGAGGATCCAATTCGTGAATGGATTCTTACAGAAGGAAAAGCAACTCAGATAACAAAGATTGGTTCTGTTGGTGGTGGATGCATTAATCTTGCAAGTCATTATCAAACTGATGCTGGTTCTTTCTTCGTTAAAACTAACAG GAGTATTGGACCTGCCATGTTTGAGGGAGAGGCTCTTGGTCTTGAGGCTATGTATGAAACCAGAACAATCCGTGTTCCAAATCCACACAAA GCTGGGGAATTGCCAACAGGTGGATCTTATATCATCATGGAGTTTATAGATTTTGGGGGATCAAGAGGCAATCAG GCTGAATTAGGAAGGAAGCTAGCTGAGATGCATAAAGCCGGGAAAACTTCGAAAGGTTTTGGCTTTGAGGTTGACAACACTATTGGCAG TACCCCGCAGATCAATACTTGGTCTTCGGATTGGATTGAATTTTATGGTGAGAAGAGATTGGGTTACCAGCTTAAGTTAGCTAGGGATCAGTATGGTGACTCTGCTATTTATCAGAAag GTCATACACTGATACAGAACATGGCACCTCTCTTTGAGAATGTTGTCATAGAACCGTGCTTGTTACATGGTGATCTCTGGAGCGGGAATATCGCATACGACAAGAACAACGAACCTGTCATTCTTGATCCTGCCTGTTACT ATGGGCATAACGAGGCGGATTTTGGAATGTCGTGGTGCGCAGGATTTGGAGAATCTTTCTACAATGCCTATTTCAAggttctcttccttttctcaCAGTTTCTGTATCAactaaaatcaagtttaaaggttgttttgtttcattgctCCCTCAAGGTAATGCCAAAACAAGCGGGATATGAGAAGAGGAGGGATCTGTATTTGCTCTATCATTACTTGAACCATTATAACCTGTTTGGCTCGGGCTACCGATCATCTGCGATGTCAATCATCGATGATTATCTACGGATGCTCAAAGCTTAA
- the PEX11E gene encoding peroxin 11E (peroxin 11E (PEX11E); CONTAINS InterPro DOMAIN/s: Peroxisomal biogenesis factor 11 (InterPro:IPR008733); BEST Arabidopsis thaliana protein match is: peroxin 11D (TAIR:AT2G45740.3); Has 282 Blast hits to 282 proteins in 79 species: Archae - 0; Bacteria - 0; Metazoa - 49; Fungi - 35; Plants - 180; Viruses - 0; Other Eukaryotes - 18 (source: NCBI BLink).) gives MTTLDLTRAELALIVLYLNKAEARDKICRAIQYGSKFLSGGQPGTAQTVDKNTSLARKVFRLFKFVNDFHGLISPVPKGTPLPLVLLGKSKNALLSTFLFLDQIVWLGRSGIYKNKERTELLGRISLFCWLGSSVCTSAVEIGELGRLSSSMKKMEKELKADDELYRAKLQKSNDRTLALIKSSMDIIVAIGLLQLAPKTISPRVTGAFGFTTSLISCYQLLPSRPKLKTP, from the exons ATGACTACACTAGATTTGACCAGAGCCGAGCTTGCTCTTATTGTTCTCTATTTGAACAAAGCTGAGGCTAGAGATAAGATATGCAGAGCTATCCAATATGGTTCCAAATTTTTGAGCGGTGGCCAACCTGGTACTGCTCAAACTGTCGACAAAAACACCAGCTTGGCGAGAAAAGTTTTCCGTCTTTTCAAG TTTGTCAATGATTTTCACGGTCTTATCAGCCCCGTGCCTAAAGGGACTCCACTTCCTCTTGTCTTACTCGGGAAG TCGAAGAATGCGCTCTTGTCtacctttttgtttcttgatcaAATCGTCTGGCTTGGTAGATCCGGCATATACAAG AACAAAGAACGAACTGAATTGCTTGGACGTATATCACTTTTCTGCTGGCTGGGATCATCCGTTTGTACAAGTGCAGTCgag ATTGGTGAGCTTGGAAGGCTCTCTTCAtctatgaagaagatggaaaaggAACTCAAAGCTGAT GATGAGCTGTATCGTGCTAAGCTTCAGAAATCAAACGACAGAACTCTAGCTTTGATTAAATCAAGCATGGACATTATTGTAGCCATTGGTCTCCTTCAGTTAGCTCCAAAGACGATTAGTCCTCGTGTCACTGGTGCTTTCGGGTTTACCACCTCACTTATCTCTTGTTATCAG TTGCTTCCATCGCGCCCCAAGTTGAAGACACCTTGA